A genomic region of Caulobacter vibrioides contains the following coding sequences:
- a CDS encoding response regulator, with product MDKSVTAREIARVRALLDLGILDTPPEPEFDDIVHAAQDACQAPIVVVSLIDDHRQWFKARVGIDICETEREVSFCAHAVAQASTLLVPDVTLDPRFKDNRLVTGPEHVRSYAGAPIVTEQGVAIGAVGVIDQRTRDWSAKEVQALERLARIAARLIEMRARCELADVQAQQLLNLAAEGVQFRTIFAAMREGVVLQDRSSTILRHNPAAAALLGLTHDQLLGKSSIDDDWRIVDAAGAPLPVEAQPSMVCLATQEPVLNFVLGVQLPDGALRWLSVNSLPIFDKIGEPPNLTVTSFIDVTELRERETELRDALELAERASQVKSQFVANVSHEIRTPLNGVIALASALRQSALTDRQREMVEIIVESGTTLESILSALLDLAKIEAERMELEVVTFGIEDLVRSSTDLFKIKADNKGLGFDVSVIAPPGARYRGDAQKIRQILWNLLANAIKFTDAGEIAVSVKVDGPDEAAQTLLIEVRDTGVGLSPDMERVLFEPFIQGDASVTRRFGGTGLGLTICRALARMMGGEIEAVAGAARGSVFRVRVPVSTAEPEASAAVEGEADLAAAMKILLVEDNPNNRRVVELLLEPTGAELVMAENGAEALTLLAAQRFDLILMDMQMPVMDGLTATREVRRLEAGAEEGAAPTPIVMMTANASREHRDAAFAAGADGFITKPVTPATLYAGINTALTAAA from the coding sequence ATGGACAAGTCTGTAACGGCACGGGAGATCGCCCGAGTTCGGGCGCTCCTGGACCTTGGCATCCTGGATACGCCGCCCGAGCCGGAGTTCGACGACATCGTCCACGCCGCGCAGGACGCCTGCCAGGCGCCGATCGTCGTCGTGTCGCTGATCGATGATCATCGCCAGTGGTTCAAGGCCCGGGTCGGCATCGATATCTGCGAGACCGAGCGGGAGGTGTCGTTCTGCGCCCATGCGGTGGCCCAGGCCAGCACGCTCCTGGTGCCGGACGTGACGCTGGATCCGCGGTTCAAGGACAACCGGCTCGTGACCGGCCCCGAGCACGTCCGCAGCTATGCGGGCGCGCCGATCGTCACCGAGCAGGGCGTCGCCATCGGCGCGGTCGGCGTGATCGACCAACGCACGCGCGACTGGTCGGCGAAGGAGGTTCAGGCCCTCGAACGCCTGGCCAGGATCGCCGCGCGTCTGATCGAGATGCGGGCGCGCTGCGAACTGGCCGACGTCCAGGCGCAGCAACTGCTGAACCTGGCGGCCGAAGGGGTGCAGTTCCGGACGATCTTCGCGGCCATGCGCGAGGGGGTGGTGCTGCAGGACCGGAGCAGCACCATTCTGCGCCATAACCCCGCCGCCGCCGCGCTGCTGGGCCTGACCCACGACCAGTTGCTGGGAAAGAGCTCGATCGACGACGACTGGCGGATCGTCGACGCCGCCGGAGCGCCGCTTCCGGTCGAGGCCCAGCCCTCGATGGTGTGCCTGGCCACGCAAGAGCCGGTCCTGAACTTTGTTCTGGGGGTGCAGCTGCCGGACGGCGCGCTGCGCTGGCTCAGCGTCAATTCGCTGCCGATCTTCGACAAGATCGGCGAGCCGCCGAACCTGACCGTCACCTCGTTCATCGACGTGACCGAGCTGCGCGAGCGCGAGACCGAGCTTCGTGACGCCCTGGAGCTGGCCGAGCGCGCCAGCCAGGTCAAATCCCAGTTCGTGGCCAATGTCAGCCATGAGATCCGCACGCCACTGAACGGGGTGATCGCCCTGGCCTCGGCCCTGCGCCAGAGCGCTTTGACCGATCGCCAGCGCGAGATGGTCGAGATCATCGTCGAGTCCGGGACGACCCTGGAGTCGATCCTCAGCGCCCTCCTGGACCTGGCCAAGATCGAGGCCGAGCGCATGGAGCTGGAGGTCGTGACCTTCGGGATCGAGGACCTGGTGCGTTCCTCGACCGACCTCTTCAAGATCAAGGCCGACAACAAGGGGCTGGGGTTCGACGTCTCGGTGATCGCCCCGCCCGGCGCGCGCTATCGCGGCGACGCCCAGAAGATCCGCCAGATCCTCTGGAACCTGCTGGCCAACGCCATCAAGTTCACCGACGCGGGCGAGATCGCCGTCAGCGTCAAGGTCGACGGCCCGGACGAGGCGGCCCAGACCCTGCTCATCGAGGTGCGCGACACGGGCGTGGGCCTCTCGCCGGACATGGAGCGCGTGCTCTTCGAGCCCTTCATCCAGGGCGACGCCTCGGTGACGCGCCGGTTCGGCGGCACGGGACTTGGACTGACGATCTGCCGCGCCCTGGCGCGCATGATGGGCGGCGAGATCGAGGCGGTCGCCGGCGCGGCGCGGGGCAGCGTGTTCCGCGTGCGCGTGCCGGTCTCGACCGCCGAGCCCGAGGCCTCGGCGGCGGTCGAGGGCGAGGCCGATCTGGCCGCCGCCATGAAGATCCTGCTGGTCGAGGACAATCCCAACAACCGCCGCGTCGTCGAGCTCTTGCTGGAGCCGACCGGGGCGGAGCTGGTGATGGCCGAGAACGGCGCCGAGGCGCTGACCCTTCTGGCCGCCCAGCGCTTCGACCTGATCCTGATGGACATGCAGATGCCGGTGATGGACGGCCTGACCGCGACCCGGGAGGTCCGGCGCCTGGAGGCCGGCGCCGAGGAGGGGGCTGCGCCCACGCCGATCGTGATGATGACCGCCAACGCCTCGCGCGAGCATCGCGACGCGGCCTTCGCCGCCGGGGCCGACGGGTTCATCACCAAGCCGGTGACGCCTGCGACCCTCTATGCGGGCATCAACACTGCGCTGACGGCGGCGGCCTGA
- a CDS encoding TetR/AcrR family transcriptional regulator, whose amino-acid sequence MTLSRTKGAKDLGHEAKRRDLLEKMTLHLMARGGERASFRDLAAAAEVSPPTLRHYFGDRRAVIDAVLEECLRRGRIGLEAQRASDLPFEASIHTYARSLVNALRAEKTVRLGDVFALSLAEGLMDPSYGRPALEHIVEPTLQALEARLQLHIARGEMRADVDPRMAALQLVSPLLLACLHQDQLEGAHLRAMSLEKLIASTCGAFLRAFATSPPVWGTDEPPAPALAAADWR is encoded by the coding sequence ATCACCTTGTCCAGAACCAAGGGCGCAAAGGATCTCGGTCACGAGGCCAAGCGCCGCGACTTGTTGGAGAAGATGACGCTGCACCTCATGGCGCGTGGGGGCGAGCGCGCGAGCTTTCGCGACCTCGCCGCCGCCGCCGAGGTGTCGCCGCCGACCCTGCGCCACTATTTCGGCGACCGCCGCGCGGTGATCGATGCGGTGCTGGAGGAGTGCCTGCGACGCGGGCGCATCGGCCTCGAGGCTCAGCGCGCCAGCGATCTGCCCTTCGAGGCCTCGATCCACACCTATGCGCGCAGCCTGGTCAATGCGCTGCGGGCCGAGAAGACGGTTCGTCTGGGCGATGTCTTCGCTCTCAGCCTCGCCGAAGGCCTGATGGATCCCAGCTACGGGCGCCCGGCCCTGGAGCACATCGTCGAGCCGACCCTGCAGGCGCTGGAGGCGCGTCTTCAACTGCATATCGCGCGCGGCGAGATGCGGGCCGACGTCGATCCGCGCATGGCGGCGCTGCAACTGGTGTCGCCGCTGCTTCTGGCTTGCCTGCACCAGGACCAGCTGGAGGGCGCTCACCTGCGCGCCATGAGCCTGGAAAAGCTGATCGCCAGCACCTGCGGCGCGTTCCTGCGCGCCTTCGCCACCTCACCGCCTGTGTGGGGAACCGACGAGCCGCCGGCGCCGGCCCTGGCTGCGGCCGATTGGCGCTAG
- a CDS encoding DUF3429 domain-containing protein, which produces MTEGDASMDGAIHILEPRGESTTRAGADAAKAMALLGALGLIPFVAPPLLVLTGLIPAGAAWIAQAAYAGAILAFLGGVRAAHAALGARADIATLVIAMAPPIVGFAVAALVAAAGSPAVVSAGLLGLALALAAQGAWDMTARTLPDWYRKLRLPLTVVACGALLVGALVASLPA; this is translated from the coding sequence TTGACCGAGGGAGACGCCAGCATGGACGGCGCGATCCATATCCTCGAGCCCCGCGGCGAAAGCACGACGCGCGCGGGCGCCGACGCGGCCAAGGCCATGGCGCTTCTCGGCGCCTTGGGTCTGATCCCGTTCGTCGCGCCGCCTCTCCTGGTCCTGACGGGCCTGATCCCGGCCGGAGCGGCCTGGATCGCCCAGGCCGCCTATGCCGGCGCGATCCTGGCCTTCCTCGGCGGCGTCCGCGCCGCCCACGCCGCGCTGGGCGCCCGGGCGGACATCGCCACCCTGGTGATCGCCATGGCCCCGCCGATCGTCGGCTTCGCGGTCGCAGCCCTGGTGGCCGCCGCCGGCTCGCCCGCCGTGGTCTCCGCCGGTCTCCTGGGCCTGGCCCTGGCCCTCGCGGCGCAAGGCGCCTGGGACATGACGGCGCGCACCCTGCCCGACTGGTATCGCAAGCTGCGCCTGCCGCTGACCGTGGTGGCCTGCGGCGCGCTGCTGGTCGGCGCGCTGGTGGCGAGCCTGCCCGCATGA
- a CDS encoding SDR family NAD(P)-dependent oxidoreductase yields MTSRLAVVVGASGGLGRAFVTRLAVEPGWSAVIGVGRARPDDWPDDPRTPFLTMDLLDETALADLARQLRERGTLGLLLIATGLLHDTDLAPEKSMRAVSAASMQRLFEVNAVLPSLVAKHLAPLLPKDEPSVIAALSARVGSIGDNRLGGWHAYRASKAALNMMIRCQALELQRERPRAVCVVLHPGTVATDLSAPFARSPKTLFTPDDAAQRLLKVLSQLEPADSGGFFAHDGQPIPW; encoded by the coding sequence ATGACCTCTCGCCTGGCCGTTGTTGTCGGGGCCAGCGGCGGCCTCGGTCGCGCCTTCGTGACCCGCCTGGCGGTCGAGCCCGGCTGGAGCGCGGTGATCGGCGTGGGCCGCGCTCGTCCCGACGACTGGCCAGACGACCCCCGCACGCCGTTCCTGACGATGGACCTGCTGGACGAGACCGCCCTGGCCGACCTCGCCCGCCAACTGCGCGAGCGGGGGACCCTTGGCCTGCTGCTGATCGCCACCGGCCTGCTGCATGACACCGACCTAGCCCCTGAAAAGAGCATGCGGGCGGTCAGCGCCGCGTCGATGCAGCGCCTGTTTGAGGTCAACGCCGTCCTCCCCAGCCTGGTCGCCAAGCACCTGGCCCCGCTGCTGCCCAAGGACGAGCCAAGCGTCATCGCCGCCCTGTCGGCGCGGGTCGGCAGCATCGGCGACAACCGTCTGGGCGGCTGGCACGCCTATCGCGCCAGCAAGGCGGCGCTGAACATGATGATCCGCTGCCAGGCGCTGGAGCTGCAACGCGAGCGTCCGCGCGCCGTCTGCGTGGTGTTGCACCCCGGCACGGTCGCCACCGACCTCAGCGCCCCGTTCGCGCGCTCGCCCAAGACCCTGTTCACCCCCGACGACGCCGCCCAGCGCCTGCTCAAGGTGCTGTCCCAGCTGGAGCCCGCCGACAGCGGCGGCTTCTTCGCCCATGACGGCCAGCCCATCCCCTGGTGA
- the uvrB gene encoding excinuclease ABC subunit UvrB, translating to MPSRDTSGVSDVSTPFVLDTVPGGAIPALWTPHRPARPSKSEGGKTFKLVSDYQPAGDQPTAIAELVEGLENGDQDQVLLGVTGSGKTFTMAQVIARTQRPALILAPNKTLAAQLYSEMKSFFPENAVEYFVSYYDYYQPEAYVPRTDTYIEKDSSINEQIDRMRHSATRAILERDDVIVVASVSCIYGIGSVETYTAMTFTLEVGQRVDEKQLIADLVAQQYKRNDQAFERGTFRRRGDTIEIFPAHYEDRAWRVTMFGDEVEALSEFDTLTGKKTADLEMIKVYANSHHVTPRPTLRQAIIAIREELKERLEWLVANGKLLEAQRLEQRTTFDLEMIETTGSCAGIENYSRYLSGRKTGEPPPTFFEYIPDNALLFTDESHQTVPQIGAMYKGDRNRKWTLAEYGFRLPSALDNRPLKFEEWDAMRPQSVHVSATPANWELERAGGVFAEQVIRPTGLIDPPVEVRPVSKDGASQVDDVVDEIRQTISKGYRTLVTVLTKKMAEDLTEYLTEQGIRVRYMHSDVDTIERIEIIRDLRLGHFDVLVGINLLREGLDIPECGLVAILDADKEGFLRSETSLIQTIGRAARNVDGKVILYADRVTGSMERAMAETARRREKQHAYNLEHGITPESVKRDIKDILNSPYERGDRVLVPMGMSETDDRPFSGDNFKAALKDLEAKMREAAANLEFETAARLRDEIKRMKLMDLEFANEVLTAPGEAVDKAMPKRVRAELRAEQAEAFRKSRL from the coding sequence ATGCCTTCTCGCGACACCTCCGGCGTCTCTGACGTCTCGACGCCCTTCGTGCTGGACACGGTTCCGGGCGGAGCGATCCCGGCGCTGTGGACCCCGCACCGCCCGGCGCGCCCCAGCAAGTCCGAGGGCGGCAAGACCTTCAAGCTGGTCAGCGACTACCAGCCCGCCGGCGACCAGCCGACCGCCATCGCCGAACTGGTCGAGGGCCTGGAGAACGGTGACCAGGACCAGGTGCTCTTGGGCGTCACCGGCTCGGGCAAGACCTTCACCATGGCCCAGGTCATCGCGCGCACCCAGCGCCCGGCCCTGATCCTGGCCCCGAACAAGACCCTGGCCGCCCAGCTCTACAGCGAGATGAAGTCGTTCTTTCCGGAGAACGCGGTCGAGTACTTCGTCAGCTACTACGACTACTACCAGCCGGAAGCCTACGTGCCCCGGACCGACACCTATATCGAGAAGGACTCCTCGATTAACGAGCAGATCGACCGGATGCGCCACTCGGCCACCCGGGCGATCCTGGAGCGCGACGACGTCATCGTCGTGGCCTCGGTGTCGTGCATCTACGGCATCGGCTCGGTCGAGACCTACACCGCCATGACCTTCACCCTGGAGGTCGGGCAGCGGGTCGATGAAAAGCAGCTGATCGCCGACCTGGTGGCCCAGCAGTACAAGCGCAACGACCAGGCCTTCGAGCGCGGCACCTTCCGCCGCCGGGGCGACACGATCGAGATCTTCCCCGCCCACTACGAGGACCGCGCCTGGCGCGTCACGATGTTCGGCGACGAGGTCGAGGCGCTCAGCGAGTTCGACACCCTGACCGGCAAGAAGACCGCCGACCTCGAGATGATCAAGGTCTACGCCAACAGCCACCACGTCACCCCGCGCCCCACCCTGCGCCAGGCGATCATCGCCATCCGCGAGGAGCTGAAGGAGCGCCTGGAATGGTTGGTCGCCAACGGCAAGCTGCTGGAAGCCCAGCGCCTGGAGCAGCGCACGACCTTTGACCTGGAGATGATCGAGACCACCGGCTCGTGCGCCGGCATCGAGAACTACAGCCGCTATCTGTCGGGCCGTAAGACCGGCGAGCCGCCGCCGACCTTCTTCGAATATATCCCCGACAACGCCCTGCTCTTCACCGACGAGAGCCACCAGACGGTTCCGCAGATCGGCGCCATGTACAAGGGCGACCGCAACCGCAAATGGACCCTGGCCGAGTACGGCTTCCGCCTGCCCAGCGCCCTCGACAACCGCCCCCTCAAGTTCGAGGAATGGGACGCCATGCGGCCCCAGTCGGTGCATGTCAGCGCCACCCCGGCCAACTGGGAGCTGGAGCGGGCCGGCGGCGTCTTCGCCGAGCAGGTCATCCGCCCCACCGGCCTGATCGACCCGCCGGTCGAGGTGCGCCCGGTCTCCAAGGACGGCGCCTCCCAGGTCGACGACGTGGTCGACGAGATCCGCCAGACCATCAGCAAGGGCTACCGCACCCTGGTCACCGTCCTCACCAAGAAGATGGCCGAGGACCTGACCGAATACCTGACCGAACAGGGCATCCGCGTCCGCTACATGCACAGCGACGTCGACACCATCGAGCGCATCGAGATCATCCGCGACCTGCGCCTGGGCCACTTCGACGTGCTGGTGGGCATCAACCTGCTGCGCGAGGGCCTGGACATCCCCGAATGCGGCCTGGTGGCCATTCTCGACGCCGACAAGGAAGGCTTCCTGCGCTCGGAGACCAGCCTGATCCAGACCATCGGCCGCGCCGCGCGCAATGTGGACGGCAAGGTCATCCTCTATGCCGACCGGGTCACCGGCTCGATGGAGCGGGCCATGGCCGAGACCGCCCGCCGCCGCGAAAAGCAGCACGCCTACAACCTCGAACACGGCATCACGCCCGAGAGCGTCAAGCGCGACATCAAGGACATCCTCAACAGCCCCTACGAGCGCGGCGACCGCGTGCTGGTGCCCATGGGCATGTCCGAGACCGACGACCGCCCGTTCAGCGGCGACAACTTCAAGGCCGCGCTCAAGGACCTGGAGGCCAAGATGCGCGAGGCCGCCGCGAACCTCGAGTTCGAAACCGCCGCCCGCCTGCGCGACGAGATCAAGCGCATGAAGCTGATGGACCTGGAGTTCGCCAACGAGGTCCTCACCGCCCCCGGCGAGGCGGTGGACAAGGCCATGCCCAAACGCGTGCGCGCCGAGCTGCGGGCCGAGCAGGCCGAAGCGTTCCGCAAGAGCCGGCTGTAA
- a CDS encoding DUF4365 domain-containing protein, protein MANRPRSHQLEDLSRNRFRALVPLHWVVRDRSHDYGVGFEVEVFSPDGEATGLIFLAQLKATDSADAADRLTLPNEKLAYLCGLDLPVALFRYSSPDDSWRWAWVFDANVYNAQGGVKTATIRFGLEHAWCDQTLADLERTLRVGRALKNAYPQQRVALVRAGPIAPVRRQFAVDDAIAAIINEVPCLTGDRKAVDDLIIDVEDHALGLRMRLDRYASVEIAEPDPSALKGELLYSLVTMLRGLGLHVQAEVAARAVLRQNLTTMERSLAARAVAALASDPMAACELAISNGIHQQQDPSWAMAYHLLVKARAPKAVSAQAAQWFCRETLAHARATGKPEREALVRNNLANLLIGLGGHEREALHHLNAARRLRPAYMRADYFLVDIGRTLFNAGRYRGAALFYRAAYERKHDRGVRLFLADALMFAGLVGEARDHFRALQEDMEEGEGAEIGLKAILCEIIELEFSSPVVPARKAAGDARASALVGDDLNDPILLRELIVSHDVFNLVANFNLGLTSSKAGNVENAVKHFLICAFKRSGDIEAWRNAVLLSISLQDPLVATAIIDCAMRMGGLAVREAVRLELIDQVDSEAAIQALDLAMTTALELAGKKERGVLFRLHDSEGKRRMLTFSLG, encoded by the coding sequence ATGGCCAATCGCCCCCGATCACATCAGCTCGAAGATCTCTCACGCAATCGCTTTCGCGCTCTAGTGCCATTGCATTGGGTTGTGCGAGACCGGTCCCATGACTACGGCGTGGGCTTCGAAGTCGAGGTATTCTCGCCCGATGGCGAAGCCACTGGGCTTATCTTCTTGGCTCAGCTGAAGGCCACGGACTCGGCAGACGCAGCCGATCGACTAACACTTCCAAACGAAAAGTTAGCCTACCTCTGTGGCCTTGATCTGCCAGTAGCCCTCTTCCGCTACTCCAGTCCCGATGACAGTTGGCGTTGGGCCTGGGTTTTTGATGCCAATGTCTACAATGCGCAGGGCGGGGTTAAGACCGCAACGATCCGGTTCGGTCTTGAGCACGCTTGGTGCGATCAGACTCTTGCAGACCTTGAGCGCACGCTACGGGTCGGGCGGGCACTGAAGAACGCGTATCCGCAACAAAGGGTTGCGCTGGTTCGCGCGGGGCCTATCGCGCCGGTTCGCAGGCAATTCGCAGTCGATGATGCTATCGCCGCGATTATCAATGAAGTCCCTTGCTTGACTGGGGATCGCAAGGCCGTCGATGACTTAATCATCGATGTTGAGGATCATGCGCTAGGCCTGCGCATGCGGCTTGATCGATACGCGTCGGTAGAGATCGCCGAACCCGATCCGAGCGCGTTAAAGGGGGAGTTGCTCTATTCGCTCGTTACGATGCTGCGAGGCTTGGGGCTTCATGTTCAGGCTGAGGTAGCGGCTCGCGCGGTATTGCGCCAAAATCTTACTACCATGGAGCGATCTCTGGCTGCGCGCGCAGTTGCTGCCTTAGCGTCGGACCCCATGGCGGCCTGCGAGCTTGCGATAAGCAACGGCATACACCAACAGCAAGACCCGTCATGGGCGATGGCTTATCATCTTCTTGTAAAGGCCCGAGCACCCAAGGCCGTGAGCGCGCAAGCGGCCCAATGGTTCTGCAGAGAGACCTTGGCCCATGCAAGGGCCACGGGAAAACCTGAGCGCGAAGCCCTGGTTCGCAACAATCTCGCCAACCTTCTTATTGGTTTAGGCGGTCATGAACGCGAGGCGCTTCATCATCTCAATGCTGCGCGTCGTTTGCGGCCGGCCTATATGCGTGCGGACTATTTCCTGGTCGACATTGGTCGGACTCTCTTCAATGCGGGGCGGTATCGTGGCGCGGCGCTTTTCTATCGCGCTGCCTACGAGCGTAAGCATGATCGTGGCGTTCGCTTATTCCTTGCCGATGCTCTGATGTTCGCTGGTCTGGTTGGTGAGGCCAGAGATCATTTTCGCGCCTTGCAGGAGGATATGGAGGAAGGCGAAGGCGCGGAGATCGGCCTCAAGGCAATCCTTTGCGAGATCATAGAGTTAGAGTTCAGTTCCCCTGTCGTACCGGCTCGCAAAGCGGCGGGCGACGCGCGAGCAAGCGCCCTAGTGGGAGATGACCTCAACGACCCGATACTGCTGCGCGAGCTGATCGTATCGCACGACGTATTCAACTTAGTCGCTAACTTCAATCTCGGTCTGACTTCGTCGAAAGCGGGCAATGTTGAGAACGCGGTCAAACATTTCCTGATTTGCGCCTTCAAACGGTCGGGTGACATTGAGGCTTGGCGTAACGCAGTACTGCTATCAATCAGTCTGCAGGATCCTCTAGTAGCGACTGCGATCATCGATTGTGCGATGCGGATGGGCGGACTGGCGGTGCGCGAAGCAGTCCGTCTCGAATTGATAGATCAAGTCGATAGTGAAGCAGCTATCCAAGCCTTGGATCTTGCGATGACAACCGCGTTGGAACTCGCCGGCAAGAAGGAACGCGGAGTGCTATTCCGGCTTCACGATAGCGAGGGAAAACGGCGAATGCTGACGTTTTCGCTTGGGTGA
- a CDS encoding ATP-binding protein, which produces MARPLLDDSIDLIASTGRQARPARLGMAVLVAGFLGFNLGAAIAVAWFAAAMVAEVYALGVTQLSRRLNLSPMLRRLGYVTAVIVMVGAWTALTIVLWTSANPALQWAAICLAAGQLIHAQSVTFRAPTLFAIDVGMPATSLIVMPILTGGFSPVQIATMMTAVGLMLLYTFTSAAANNRRMIALEAAEAQALKASEAKSAFLAMISHEIRTPMNGVLAMADALSRAQLDPAQARQTALLKRSGEDLMTLLNDVLDISRIEAGKLEIERQPFDLPELLGDLRALWATAATDKGLDLLLTIAPGLAERRLGDPNRLRQILCNLVSNAVKFTPSGQVALRALPGQTPETVVFEVADTGIGLTPEQSARLFQSFSQADASIARRFGGSGLGLSICSQLAALMDGAITVESAPGAGSTFRLTLPLPGQAPAAAAIDAPTAVAPTAVATPELANLAGLRVLVADDHPVNQAVARAILEAGGARVVIADNGEAALASLNTAPADLVLLDLRMPVLDGRETARRIRRGEAGDPAVPIIALTGEALADDPARWRADGFDAVQQKPVVARDLLAAAARLTARTA; this is translated from the coding sequence ATGGCGCGGCCGCTCTTGGATGACAGTATCGACCTGATCGCCTCGACCGGCCGCCAGGCGCGGCCGGCGCGGCTGGGCATGGCCGTGCTGGTGGCGGGCTTCCTGGGGTTCAACCTCGGGGCCGCGATCGCGGTCGCGTGGTTCGCCGCAGCGATGGTCGCCGAGGTCTACGCCCTGGGCGTCACCCAGTTGTCGCGGCGGCTGAACCTGTCGCCCATGCTGCGGCGCCTGGGCTATGTCACCGCCGTGATCGTCATGGTCGGAGCCTGGACGGCGCTGACCATCGTGCTGTGGACCTCGGCCAACCCGGCCCTGCAGTGGGCCGCCATCTGCTTGGCGGCCGGCCAGTTGATCCACGCCCAGTCGGTGACCTTCCGGGCGCCGACGCTGTTCGCGATCGATGTGGGCATGCCCGCGACCTCGCTGATCGTCATGCCGATCCTCACCGGCGGCTTCTCGCCGGTCCAGATCGCCACCATGATGACCGCCGTGGGGCTGATGCTGCTCTACACCTTCACCAGCGCCGCGGCCAACAATCGCCGAATGATCGCGCTGGAGGCCGCCGAGGCCCAGGCCCTGAAGGCCAGCGAGGCCAAGTCCGCCTTCCTGGCCATGATCAGTCACGAGATCCGCACCCCGATGAACGGCGTCCTGGCCATGGCCGACGCCCTGTCGCGCGCCCAGCTCGACCCCGCCCAGGCCCGCCAGACGGCGCTGCTCAAGCGCTCGGGCGAGGACCTGATGACCCTGCTCAACGACGTGCTGGACATCTCGCGCATCGAGGCGGGCAAGCTGGAGATCGAGCGCCAGCCGTTCGACCTGCCCGAACTCCTGGGCGACCTGCGGGCCCTGTGGGCGACGGCGGCCACGGACAAGGGCCTGGACCTCTTGCTGACCATCGCGCCGGGGCTGGCGGAGCGTCGGCTGGGCGATCCCAATCGTCTGCGCCAGATCCTCTGCAACCTGGTCTCCAACGCCGTCAAGTTCACCCCGTCGGGCCAGGTGGCCCTGCGCGCCCTGCCGGGCCAGACGCCCGAGACGGTGGTCTTCGAGGTCGCCGACACCGGCATCGGCCTGACGCCCGAGCAGTCGGCGCGGCTGTTCCAGTCCTTCTCCCAGGCCGACGCCTCGATCGCCCGCCGGTTCGGCGGCAGCGGCCTTGGCCTGTCCATCTGCAGCCAGCTGGCGGCGCTGATGGACGGGGCGATCACGGTCGAGAGCGCCCCGGGCGCGGGCTCGACCTTCCGCCTGACCCTGCCGCTGCCCGGCCAGGCCCCGGCCGCCGCAGCGATCGACGCCCCCACCGCCGTCGCCCCCACCGCCGTCGCGACGCCCGAGCTGGCCAATCTCGCCGGCCTGCGGGTGCTGGTGGCCGACGACCATCCGGTCAACCAGGCCGTGGCCCGCGCGATCCTCGAGGCCGGCGGCGCCCGGGTCGTCATCGCCGACAACGGTGAGGCCGCCCTGGCCAGCCTGAACACCGCCCCGGCCGACCTGGTGCTGCTGGACCTGCGCATGCCCGTCCTCGACGGCCGCGAGACCGCCCGCCGCATCCGCCGGGGCGAGGCCGGTGACCCGGCCGTGCCGATCATCGCCCTGACCGGCGAGGCCCTGGCCGACGACCCCGCCCGCTGGCGCGCCGACGGCTTCGACGCCGTCCAGCAAAAGCCGGTCGTCGCCCGCGACCTCCTGGCCGCCGCCGCCCGGCTGACGGCGCGGACCGCCTGA